In one window of Nicotiana tabacum cultivar K326 chromosome 12, ASM71507v2, whole genome shotgun sequence DNA:
- the LOC107781701 gene encoding uncharacterized protein LOC107781701 isoform X1 — MSINKAVEEDSNQNQNSRLTWEGCNVLLDINDGDRLVFARLTAASTLKIGNKKCCLQPLIGCPFGSLFLVESGKEGPILSRFVPNAEGNNLEKKDVDGSKDNRAIVDNNTAQSLTSEDIDEMRRQGAKGDEIVEALIANSATFEKKTLFSQEKYRIKKQKKYAPRVLVRRPTARSICEAYFKKHSDKIGFMRVDALSLLLCLGNVTANVDVLVVDMVGGILTGAIAERLGAGTGYVCNTYRGSSPYPVDITRMFNLNDEICKRIVHASLTDLNSLKTGASVSESQEEVLPATHSGGLEEVGVSSEHGCMDITSESVSSPIIKPCKSIKPGQKAPPEAIKLWKENGFSSLIIAAPELDPWGIIKEVLPLLAFSAPFAVYHQYAQPLATCMHNLQIEKMAIGLQISEPWLREYQVLPSRTHPHMQMSAFGGYILSGTKISSSEPVTSSN, encoded by the exons ATGTCGATTAATAAAGCAGTTGAAGAAGATTCAAATCAAAATCAGAACAGTAGATTAACATGGGAAGGTTGCAATGTATTGCTTGACATCAATGACGGCGACCGTTTGGTTTTTGCCCGTCTTACTGCCGCCTC GACATTGAAAATTGGGAATAAGAAGTGTTGTCTTCAGCCACTGATAGGTTGTCCATTCGGGTCTCTGTTTCTAGTGGAGTCTGGAAAAGAAGGACCCATTTTGTCTCGCTTTGTTCCGAATGCAGAAG GTAACAACCTTGAAAAAAAAGACGTGGATGGATCTAAGGACAACCGCGCAATTGTTGATAATAACACTGCCCAAAGTCTCACTAGTGAAGATATTGACGAGATGCGAAG GCAGGGAGCAAAAGGGGATGAAATAGTTGAAGCACTCATTGCAAACAGTGCAACTTTTGAGAAGAAGACATTATTTTCACAA GAAAAGTACAGGATTAAGAAACAGAAGAAATATGCACCTAGAGTACTAGTGAGGCGTCCCACTGCACGAAG CATTTGTGAGGCCTACTTCAAGAAACATTCTGACAAAATTGG GTTCATGCGAGTGGATGCACTATCTCTACTGCTCTGCTTAGGGAATGTTACTGCTAACGTAGATGTACTTGTAGTGGACATGGTCGGTGGTATTCTTACCGGTGCTATTGCGGAACGACTAGGAG CAGGTACAGGTTATGTGTGCAATACCTACCGTGGATCGTCTCCATATCCTGTCGATATCACAAGGATGTTTAATTTAAATGATGAGATCTGTAAAAG aattgtgcatgcatcattgACCGACCTAAATTCACTGAAAACTGGAGCTTCAGTGTCTGAGAGTCAG GAAGAAGTCTTACCTGCCACTCATTCTGGCGGTCTAGAAGAAGTTGGCGTTTCATCTGAACATGGTTGCATGGATATAACATCTGAGAGCGTTTCCTCACCAATAATCAAGCCTTGTAAATCTATAAAACCAGGTCAGAAGGCACCCCCGGAGGCCATcaagttgtggaaagaaaatgGTTTTTCCAG TCTAATAATTGCTGCTCCAGAGCTGGACCCTTGGGGTATTATTAAAGAAGTGCTTCCTCTTTTAGCATTTTCAGCTCCTTTTGCTGTTTATCATCAGTATGCTCAG CCTCTTGCTACATGTATGCATAACCTGCAGATTGAGAAAATGGCGATTGGCTTACAAATTTCTGAACCTTGGCTACGTGAATATCAG GTACTCCCATCAAGAACCCACCCACATATGCAGATGAGTGCTTTTGGTGGTTATATACTAAGCGGCACGAAAATATCTAGCAGTGAACCCGTTACAAGCTCCAACTAG
- the LOC107781701 gene encoding uncharacterized protein LOC107781701 isoform X2: MSINKAVEEDSNQNQNSRLTWEGCNVLLDINDGDRLVFARLTAASTLKIGNKKCCLQPLIGCPFGSLFLVESGKEGPILSRFVPNAEGNNLEKKDVDGSKDNRAIVDNNTAQSLTSEDIDEMRRQGAKGDEIVEALIANSATFEKKTLFSQEKYRIKKQKKYAPRVLVRRPTARSICEAYFKKHSDKIGFMRVDALSLLLCLGNVTANVDVLVVDMVGGILTGAIAERLGGTGYVCNTYRGSSPYPVDITRMFNLNDEICKRIVHASLTDLNSLKTGASVSESQEEVLPATHSGGLEEVGVSSEHGCMDITSESVSSPIIKPCKSIKPGQKAPPEAIKLWKENGFSSLIIAAPELDPWGIIKEVLPLLAFSAPFAVYHQYAQPLATCMHNLQIEKMAIGLQISEPWLREYQVLPSRTHPHMQMSAFGGYILSGTKISSSEPVTSSN, from the exons ATGTCGATTAATAAAGCAGTTGAAGAAGATTCAAATCAAAATCAGAACAGTAGATTAACATGGGAAGGTTGCAATGTATTGCTTGACATCAATGACGGCGACCGTTTGGTTTTTGCCCGTCTTACTGCCGCCTC GACATTGAAAATTGGGAATAAGAAGTGTTGTCTTCAGCCACTGATAGGTTGTCCATTCGGGTCTCTGTTTCTAGTGGAGTCTGGAAAAGAAGGACCCATTTTGTCTCGCTTTGTTCCGAATGCAGAAG GTAACAACCTTGAAAAAAAAGACGTGGATGGATCTAAGGACAACCGCGCAATTGTTGATAATAACACTGCCCAAAGTCTCACTAGTGAAGATATTGACGAGATGCGAAG GCAGGGAGCAAAAGGGGATGAAATAGTTGAAGCACTCATTGCAAACAGTGCAACTTTTGAGAAGAAGACATTATTTTCACAA GAAAAGTACAGGATTAAGAAACAGAAGAAATATGCACCTAGAGTACTAGTGAGGCGTCCCACTGCACGAAG CATTTGTGAGGCCTACTTCAAGAAACATTCTGACAAAATTGG GTTCATGCGAGTGGATGCACTATCTCTACTGCTCTGCTTAGGGAATGTTACTGCTAACGTAGATGTACTTGTAGTGGACATGGTCGGTGGTATTCTTACCGGTGCTATTGCGGAACGACTAGGAG GTACAGGTTATGTGTGCAATACCTACCGTGGATCGTCTCCATATCCTGTCGATATCACAAGGATGTTTAATTTAAATGATGAGATCTGTAAAAG aattgtgcatgcatcattgACCGACCTAAATTCACTGAAAACTGGAGCTTCAGTGTCTGAGAGTCAG GAAGAAGTCTTACCTGCCACTCATTCTGGCGGTCTAGAAGAAGTTGGCGTTTCATCTGAACATGGTTGCATGGATATAACATCTGAGAGCGTTTCCTCACCAATAATCAAGCCTTGTAAATCTATAAAACCAGGTCAGAAGGCACCCCCGGAGGCCATcaagttgtggaaagaaaatgGTTTTTCCAG TCTAATAATTGCTGCTCCAGAGCTGGACCCTTGGGGTATTATTAAAGAAGTGCTTCCTCTTTTAGCATTTTCAGCTCCTTTTGCTGTTTATCATCAGTATGCTCAG CCTCTTGCTACATGTATGCATAACCTGCAGATTGAGAAAATGGCGATTGGCTTACAAATTTCTGAACCTTGGCTACGTGAATATCAG GTACTCCCATCAAGAACCCACCCACATATGCAGATGAGTGCTTTTGGTGGTTATATACTAAGCGGCACGAAAATATCTAGCAGTGAACCCGTTACAAGCTCCAACTAG
- the LOC107781702 gene encoding transcription factor E2FC-like (The RefSeq protein has 5 substitutions compared to this genomic sequence), with product MSTAGENVNLNLNLNLSLAPLHLMSQICSESRPVARNLFASSTFVSAPNNGTEKSKDDNCGYGVCKTTVAANHSPLGQAARARAKKSSKGKASRDAISAATGINADLLDNLNLGGSYRFDNSLGLLTKKFISLLQEAEDGSLDLNHSADVLKVAKRRIYDITNVLEGIGLIEKTTKSRICWKGFPSTRPRGLHDQVSRLKGEIEYLNAEDWRLDNCIREKLEQIRTLESDVNCQKSLLLTEEDIMSLPHFRDKTVIAIKAPDASLIEVPDPCEDLDFPEKQYRLVLRSTTGPIDLFFLSKQGWKHEDITIKHTKQLDALTADEKMDDAYLSSVPPCSLDSTTFKLSGVHKIVPSHASIDDDYWLRSEQEVSATDLWGIEHF from the exons ATGTCTACCGCCGGCGAAAACGTGGATCTTAACCTGAATCTCAACTTATCATTAGCTCCACTTCATCTAATGTCTCAAATTTGCTCAGAATCTCGTCCCGTAGCTCGGAATTTATTTGCCTCGTCTACATTTGTTTCTGCTCCG AACAATGGAACtgaaaagtctaaggatgataATTGTGGATATGGAGTTTGTAAGACGACTGTTGCAGCCAATCATTCTCCCCTTGGACAAGCTGCTCGTGCACGTGCTAAAAAATCCAGTAAAGGAAAGGCTTCTAGAGATGCCATATCAGCTGCTACAGGAATAAATGCAG ATCTGCTTGATAACCTGAATTTAGGTGGCAGTTATCGGTTTGACAACTCTTTGG GCTTATTGACAAAGAAATTCATTAGTTTGCTTCAGGAGGCCGAAGATGGATCCCTCGATTTGAACCATTCTGCAGATGTTTTGAAG GTGGCAAAGAGGAGAATTTATGACATCACGAATGTCCTTGAGGGAATTGGATTAATTGAGAAAACTACAAAGAGTCGTATATGTTGGAA AGGGTTTCCGTCAACCAGATCCCGAGGGCTGCATGATCAAGTATCTAGATTGAAG GGAGAGATTGAATATCTAAATGCAGAGGATTGGCGACTTGATAACTGCATAAG GGAAAAACTAGAGCAAATCAGGACCCTGGAATCTGATGTGAATTGTCAGAA GAGCCTCCTTCTGACGGAGGAAGATATCATGAGCTTGCCTCATTTCAGG GACAAAACTGTTATTGCTATAAAAGCTCCAGATGCTAGTCTTATTGAAGTTCCTGATCCATGTGAG GATCTCGATTTCCCAGAGAAGCAGTATAGGCTTGTTCTTAGAAGCACAACAGGGCCGATAGATTTGTTTCTCCTGAG CAAACAAGGTTGGAAACATGAGGACATAACCATCAAACACACAAAACAATTGGATGCATTGACTGCTGATGAAAAGATGGATGATGCTTACCTATCCTCAGTACCTCCTTGCTCTTTAGATTCAACTACCTCTAAGCTCTCAGGTGTTCACAAAATAGTACCTTCTCATGCCAGT ATAGATGATGATTACTGGTTGCGCTCAGAACAGGAGGTCAGCGCTACTGATCTATGGGGCATTGAACATTCTTAA
- the LOC107781701 gene encoding uncharacterized protein LOC107781701 isoform X3, producing the protein MSINKAVEEDSNQNQNSRLTWEGCNVLLDINDGDRLVFARLTAASTLKIGNKKCCLQPLIGCPFGSLFLVESGKEGPILSRFVPNAEGNNLEKKDVDGSKDNRAIVDNNTAQSLTSEDIDEMRRQGAKGDEIVEALIANSATFEKKTLFSQEKYRIKKQKKYAPRVLVRRPTARRFMRVDALSLLLCLGNVTANVDVLVVDMVGGILTGAIAERLGAGTGYVCNTYRGSSPYPVDITRMFNLNDEICKRIVHASLTDLNSLKTGASVSESQEEVLPATHSGGLEEVGVSSEHGCMDITSESVSSPIIKPCKSIKPGQKAPPEAIKLWKENGFSSLIIAAPELDPWGIIKEVLPLLAFSAPFAVYHQYAQPLATCMHNLQIEKMAIGLQISEPWLREYQVLPSRTHPHMQMSAFGGYILSGTKISSSEPVTSSN; encoded by the exons ATGTCGATTAATAAAGCAGTTGAAGAAGATTCAAATCAAAATCAGAACAGTAGATTAACATGGGAAGGTTGCAATGTATTGCTTGACATCAATGACGGCGACCGTTTGGTTTTTGCCCGTCTTACTGCCGCCTC GACATTGAAAATTGGGAATAAGAAGTGTTGTCTTCAGCCACTGATAGGTTGTCCATTCGGGTCTCTGTTTCTAGTGGAGTCTGGAAAAGAAGGACCCATTTTGTCTCGCTTTGTTCCGAATGCAGAAG GTAACAACCTTGAAAAAAAAGACGTGGATGGATCTAAGGACAACCGCGCAATTGTTGATAATAACACTGCCCAAAGTCTCACTAGTGAAGATATTGACGAGATGCGAAG GCAGGGAGCAAAAGGGGATGAAATAGTTGAAGCACTCATTGCAAACAGTGCAACTTTTGAGAAGAAGACATTATTTTCACAA GAAAAGTACAGGATTAAGAAACAGAAGAAATATGCACCTAGAGTACTAGTGAGGCGTCCCACTGCACGAAG GTTCATGCGAGTGGATGCACTATCTCTACTGCTCTGCTTAGGGAATGTTACTGCTAACGTAGATGTACTTGTAGTGGACATGGTCGGTGGTATTCTTACCGGTGCTATTGCGGAACGACTAGGAG CAGGTACAGGTTATGTGTGCAATACCTACCGTGGATCGTCTCCATATCCTGTCGATATCACAAGGATGTTTAATTTAAATGATGAGATCTGTAAAAG aattgtgcatgcatcattgACCGACCTAAATTCACTGAAAACTGGAGCTTCAGTGTCTGAGAGTCAG GAAGAAGTCTTACCTGCCACTCATTCTGGCGGTCTAGAAGAAGTTGGCGTTTCATCTGAACATGGTTGCATGGATATAACATCTGAGAGCGTTTCCTCACCAATAATCAAGCCTTGTAAATCTATAAAACCAGGTCAGAAGGCACCCCCGGAGGCCATcaagttgtggaaagaaaatgGTTTTTCCAG TCTAATAATTGCTGCTCCAGAGCTGGACCCTTGGGGTATTATTAAAGAAGTGCTTCCTCTTTTAGCATTTTCAGCTCCTTTTGCTGTTTATCATCAGTATGCTCAG CCTCTTGCTACATGTATGCATAACCTGCAGATTGAGAAAATGGCGATTGGCTTACAAATTTCTGAACCTTGGCTACGTGAATATCAG GTACTCCCATCAAGAACCCACCCACATATGCAGATGAGTGCTTTTGGTGGTTATATACTAAGCGGCACGAAAATATCTAGCAGTGAACCCGTTACAAGCTCCAACTAG
- the LOC107781703 gene encoding HVA22-like protein i — protein MIGSFLTRGLVMVFGYAYPAYECFKTVEMNKPDIQQLRFWCQYWILVAMLTVCERFGDAFISWVPMYSEAKLAFFIYLWCPKTKGTTYVYDAFFKPVILKHETEIDRNLLELRTRAGDMLVLYWQKVASYGQTRIYDILQYIASQSNPPPPTQPQRQSSRGRQPTATLNRRSTAPADEQASPASSESSSENEADAIEDAESSKAPPPSSIAAASLNAQKATPSKTLVSTAAASLNAQKTTPSKALAETTKSSASVDTQVMQIDSVPSSANESVINPPPAETNLEEASRVTRARSRKTRAQNP, from the exons ATGATCGGATCTTTTCTCACCAGAGGGCTTGT GATGGTTTTTGGTTATGCTTATCCAGCTTATGAGTGCTTTAAAACTGTGGAAATGAACAAACCTGATATTCAGCAACTGCGCTTTTGGTGCCAATATTG GATCTTAGTTGCTATGTTGACAGTTTGTGAGAGGTTTGGTGATGCTTTTATTTCGTG GGTTCCAATGTACAGTGAAGCTAAGCTGGCATTCTTCATTTACTTGTGGTGCCCCAAAACTAAG GGAACTACATATGTTTATGATGCCTTTTTTAAACCGGTGATTTTAAAGCATGAGACGGAGATTGATCGAAATTTGTTGGAGTTGAGGACCAGAGCAGGAGATATGTTAGTTTTATACTGGCAGAAAGTGGCTAGCTATGGTCAGACGAGGATTTATGACATTTTGCAGTACATAGCTTCGCAGTCAAATCCACCTCCCCCAACTCAG CCACAAAGGCAAAGCAGTAGAGGTCGTCAACCCACAGCAACACTGAATCGCAGATCAACTGCTCCAGCTGATGAACAAGCATCCCCAGCGTCCTCTGAATCGTCCAGTGAGAATGAGGCAGATGCAATAGAAGACGCGGAGTCATCTAAAGCTCCTCCACCATCTTCCATTGCAGCTGCTTCTCTGAACGCGCAAAAAGCAACTCCATCCAAAACCCTGGTTTCGACTGCAGCTGCTTCTCTGAACGCACAAAAAACAACTCCATCCAAAGCCCTTGCTGAAACGACAAAATCTTCAGCATCTGTTGATACTCAAGTAATGCAGATCGATTCAGTGCCTTCCTCAGCTAATGAAAGTGTTATTAACCCTCCTCCTGCCGAGACAAACTTGGAGGAAGCGAGTCGAGTAACACGTGCCAGATCAAGGAAGACAAGGGCACAAAACCCTTGA